In the Oceanivirga salmonicida genome, one interval contains:
- a CDS encoding nitroreductase family protein, with protein sequence MKEIFERRSIRTFSKTSVDENIIKELLRAAIAAPSAHKKEPRVFYVIQNSEILKQFFEKHPYGKAFETAPLAILVCADKEKDSNMTFLIQDCAASLQNIALMATHYNMGSVWMGVLDNDNAEQITREIIDLPKNHIPISIMAIGYKDEERRPHMSYKEEMVKWIK encoded by the coding sequence ATGAAAGAGATATTTGAGAGAAGAAGTATTAGAACTTTTTCGAAAACATCAGTTGATGAGAATATTATAAAAGAATTACTAAGAGCGGCAATAGCAGCACCGTCAGCCCATAAAAAAGAGCCAAGAGTATTTTATGTTATACAAAATAGTGAAATATTAAAACAATTTTTTGAAAAGCATCCATATGGTAAGGCTTTTGAAACAGCCCCATTAGCAATTTTAGTATGTGCTGATAAAGAAAAAGATAGTAATATGACCTTCCTTATACAAGATTGTGCAGCTTCACTTCAAAATATAGCATTAATGGCAACACACTATAATATGGGTAGTGTATGGATGGGTGTATTAGATAATGATAATGCAGAGCAAATTACAAGAGAAATTATTGATTTACCTAAAAATCATATACCAATATCTATTATGGCAATAGGTTATAAGGATGAAGAAAGAAGACCGCATATGTCATATAAAGAAGAAAT